The Leptospira barantonii genome includes a region encoding these proteins:
- a CDS encoding PAS domain-containing sensor histidine kinase: protein MPVFSDAEKDFSVRLLYGIMLACLAVALSYRILHPILAEKPKAVYIAPFLISVAVVVCHLIAKSGRILLASHVLVGIEWIAAFSLMIREGATQTIVFPFCIILILSSALLLGMRAAYIYTFLSVGLGIAITYLIQTGAMIPAESPGGPWSALLGEISAFILVAILMRYTLGGFKKIKLESSEIQRYAQLGGWSLNTRNLELILTKEYQYLLGYEDAKESKSLPLSAYMNTYVATEEDKTRVLSALSESLKRKDEPDFSVELTYQVRRRDGETRFFSVQGKFRDSIVAFGTAQDITEKHLAEEALKPTQEIYSKVFTLSPIGTSISSVAEGRYLEVNDSFLRLFGYTREETIGKTSLELNVWPDPEERKRYLALMYEKGFVVDQEVILQGKNGKVIHSECYSTFAEINGKLCVINLVKDISEKKEAEALRTLNKEIVDQNELIEKQKQELEEILKDLKKTQSQLIVSEKMAALGQLVAGIAHEINNPIGVIKAANDSIQNYFDSSTDRMTHASEILQGLDKNVSNELYAFLRKGKKDQDILSPKEVRNRIKELEGKLKERGFENSHSIAQDLVESGLDSSLGEFPNLFEHKNAQGLLHFALEEIQASKSSKLIDMSVNRTSKIVFALRKFSHFGSEGIKTSVVIQDGIETVLTIYQNQLKVGVEIRKSYGEIPPIQGYADDLIHVWTNLIYNAAQAMSFKGILTIRTYKARENEIEVSISDTGPGIPSAVTERIFEPFFTTKAPGEGSGLGLDIARRIIESHNGTIRFETSSKGTTFFVRLPIEDTNSNSDSKA from the coding sequence ATGCCGGTTTTTTCGGACGCGGAAAAGGATTTTTCCGTACGCTTGTTATACGGAATCATGTTGGCCTGTTTGGCGGTCGCTTTGAGTTATCGGATCTTACATCCGATTTTAGCGGAAAAACCGAAGGCGGTTTATATCGCGCCGTTTTTAATCAGCGTCGCGGTTGTGGTCTGTCATCTGATCGCAAAAAGCGGAAGAATTCTTTTAGCGTCGCACGTCCTTGTCGGGATCGAATGGATCGCCGCGTTTTCTTTGATGATTCGAGAAGGCGCGACTCAAACCATCGTCTTTCCGTTCTGTATCATTTTAATCCTCAGTTCCGCTTTGCTTTTGGGAATGAGGGCCGCATACATTTACACGTTTTTATCCGTAGGTTTAGGAATCGCGATCACCTATTTGATACAAACCGGAGCCATGATCCCGGCCGAGTCGCCCGGTGGACCTTGGTCCGCGTTGCTCGGAGAAATTTCGGCGTTTATACTCGTTGCGATTTTGATGCGTTACACTCTCGGCGGTTTTAAAAAGATAAAATTGGAATCTTCCGAAATTCAACGTTATGCGCAATTGGGCGGATGGAGTTTGAATACTCGAAATCTCGAACTCATTCTCACGAAGGAATATCAATATCTTCTCGGATACGAGGACGCGAAAGAATCCAAGTCCTTACCCTTGTCCGCGTATATGAACACGTATGTTGCGACCGAAGAGGATAAGACTAGAGTGCTTTCAGCGCTTTCCGAAAGTTTGAAAAGAAAGGACGAGCCGGATTTTTCAGTGGAGCTGACGTATCAAGTCCGAAGAAGGGACGGGGAAACTCGATTCTTTTCCGTCCAGGGAAAATTCAGGGATTCCATCGTAGCTTTCGGAACCGCGCAGGACATCACCGAAAAACATCTCGCAGAAGAAGCGTTAAAACCCACTCAAGAAATTTATTCCAAGGTGTTTACTCTCAGTCCGATCGGGACTTCCATTTCCTCGGTGGCCGAGGGAAGATATTTGGAGGTCAACGATAGTTTTTTGAGACTGTTCGGATACACGAGAGAGGAAACGATCGGAAAGACGAGTTTGGAACTCAACGTTTGGCCGGATCCCGAAGAAAGAAAAAGATATTTGGCGCTGATGTATGAGAAGGGATTTGTAGTCGACCAAGAAGTGATTCTTCAAGGTAAGAATGGAAAAGTGATTCACTCCGAATGTTACAGCACATTCGCGGAGATCAACGGCAAACTTTGTGTGATCAATCTCGTAAAAGACATCTCCGAAAAAAAGGAAGCCGAAGCGCTTCGAACCTTGAATAAGGAAATCGTAGATCAGAACGAGTTGATCGAGAAACAAAAACAGGAACTTGAGGAAATTCTAAAGGACTTAAAAAAGACCCAGAGCCAATTGATCGTATCCGAAAAGATGGCCGCCTTAGGACAGTTAGTCGCCGGGATCGCGCACGAAATCAACAACCCGATCGGGGTGATCAAGGCGGCAAACGATTCCATACAGAATTATTTCGACAGTTCCACGGATCGAATGACCCACGCTTCCGAGATTCTTCAGGGGTTGGACAAGAACGTGTCGAACGAACTCTACGCGTTTTTAAGGAAGGGGAAAAAAGATCAGGACATTCTTTCCCCGAAGGAAGTTCGAAATAGGATCAAGGAACTCGAAGGCAAACTGAAGGAAAGGGGATTCGAGAATTCCCATTCGATCGCGCAGGATTTGGTGGAGTCTGGGCTTGATTCTTCCCTGGGAGAATTTCCGAATCTGTTCGAACATAAGAACGCACAAGGATTGCTTCATTTCGCGCTCGAAGAAATACAGGCTTCCAAAAGTTCCAAGCTGATCGATATGTCCGTAAACCGCACTTCCAAAATCGTTTTCGCTCTGCGAAAGTTTTCGCACTTCGGATCGGAAGGAATCAAAACCTCCGTCGTCATTCAGGACGGAATCGAAACCGTTCTTACGATCTATCAGAATCAATTGAAAGTAGGGGTAGAGATCCGAAAATCCTACGGGGAAATTCCGCCAATTCAAGGTTATGCGGACGACCTCATTCACGTTTGGACGAATCTGATCTACAACGCGGCGCAGGCCATGTCCTTTAAGGGGATTCTTACCATTCGGACTTATAAGGCGAGGGAGAACGAGATCGAAGTTTCCATTTCCGATACGGGTCCTGGAATTCCATCGGCAGTGACGGAAAGAATTTTCGAGCCATTCTTTACCACAAAGGCTCCCGGCGAGGGTTCGGGACTGGGTTTGGACATCGCAAGAAGAATCATAGAATCCCACAACGGAACGATCCGATTCGAAACTTCTTCCAAGGGCACGACCTTTTTCGTGCGTCTTCCGATCGAGGATACGAATTCCAATTCGGATTCCAAAGCCTGA
- a CDS encoding response regulator — protein sequence MLSPFEQELYRWIQSDPKHFQFIQKRGAEGIWIFDVETSPNFRCNPKFFYTLGYNRKETEEFDDPNVLIPDTTAQKISELLKQTSVNSTLDETATLSFHSKNGIKSIKSHIQVVRNEKNLPFRLIGAVDLQDELGEYGESSSLEQQLSAILNNLPSMIGYWDKNLINRFANHAYLPWIGKSPQKIIGRHIREVLGETLYQQNLPYIEGVLRGEEQKFERKVMLPDGKSFKYAFTNYIPDMSTGSPNGFYVISSDITPIKETTDLLRKSEIELNTLFQALPVGVTLLDKENRIVKVNPMLEQILGISEEDLKKGLHKNKTYINPDGRSLVTEELPSQRAKNEKKVIKNVVVGIPKEGNQITWTRVTSLPVELPDYSVMVITHDITESKNFESELIRAKALLEQTSKLIRIGAWDADLTTGQGTWSAVTKEMHEVGPDFIPTMDQGIQFVKEGESRTKVLNAVNHLVQDGTPYDIEMQLVTAKGNELWVRSVANAEFENGVCTRIYGAIYDIDQRKKTEIELFKERSRLLAFVEHAPAAVAMFDTELKYIAVSQRWMAEYHLQGKQILGLSHYEVFPNIGEEWKDIHQRCLTGEVIKKDEDIWRPEGWEHDQYLRWEVRPWYQLDGSIGGIMMFTQDITESCLQRDELKRSKAIAERANAAKSEFLANMSHEIRTPLNGIIGFTDLLLRTNLDSTQHQYMMTVYQSAGSLLDIINDILDFSKIEAGKLELSHETTDILELGTQIVNTIKFQAHKKDLELLVNISPSVPKLVITDSVRLKQIIVNLFSNAVKFTEEGEIEFKIDVLEKISDSLMVLRFSVRDTGIGIAQENQKRIFDAFSQEDASTTRRFGGTGLGLTISNKLLSMMGTKLELKSEPKKGSEFYFDLKMEIVSDEEDNWPKLDSIKNVLIVDDNDNNRKIVEGMLQLRNIPCESVKTGTDAIESIASGKRYDIILLDYHMPFLDGMETSKIIREKLKVSPEEQPIVLLSSASDDSETIEASQQNGIQEVLTKPIYIRQLYDLLGRNQLLQKPSYKTQKIGNNETDTTIRKYAKIMIVEDNPVNMLLTKSIVTRILPTVKIIEAQNGLEAVEQNLRWIPDLIFMDIQMPDLNGYEATKAIRGLEMDKRVPIIALTAGIVAGEREKCIEAGMDDYVSKPAVQADFTKVILKWLV from the coding sequence ATGTTATCTCCCTTCGAACAGGAACTTTATCGTTGGATTCAATCGGATCCGAAACATTTTCAATTCATCCAAAAACGCGGAGCCGAAGGTATTTGGATTTTTGATGTCGAAACCTCTCCCAATTTTCGATGTAATCCCAAGTTTTTTTACACTCTCGGTTATAACCGAAAGGAAACCGAAGAATTCGACGATCCGAACGTTCTCATTCCCGATACGACCGCTCAAAAAATTTCCGAACTGCTCAAACAAACTTCCGTAAATTCTACGTTGGATGAGACCGCTACCCTTTCGTTTCATTCAAAAAACGGAATCAAGTCGATCAAGTCCCATATACAAGTAGTAAGAAACGAAAAAAATCTTCCGTTTCGATTGATCGGAGCCGTGGATCTCCAAGACGAACTTGGGGAGTATGGAGAATCCTCGAGTCTGGAACAACAACTCAGCGCCATTCTCAACAACCTTCCGTCCATGATCGGATATTGGGATAAGAATCTGATCAACCGTTTCGCAAATCACGCGTATCTTCCTTGGATCGGAAAAAGTCCTCAAAAAATTATAGGGAGACATATCCGAGAAGTTTTGGGCGAAACCTTGTATCAACAAAATCTTCCTTATATAGAAGGTGTTCTTCGAGGCGAGGAACAAAAATTCGAAAGAAAGGTGATGTTGCCGGACGGGAAATCCTTCAAATACGCGTTTACGAATTACATTCCCGATATGAGCACTGGATCACCTAACGGCTTTTATGTGATCTCGAGCGACATCACTCCGATTAAGGAAACGACCGATCTTCTTCGCAAAAGTGAAATCGAACTCAACACTCTTTTCCAAGCGCTTCCGGTCGGCGTAACCCTTCTCGATAAGGAAAACCGAATCGTAAAAGTCAATCCGATGTTGGAACAGATTCTCGGTATTTCCGAAGAGGATCTAAAAAAAGGACTTCATAAAAATAAGACATACATAAATCCCGATGGACGATCGCTAGTTACGGAAGAGCTTCCGAGTCAACGCGCCAAAAACGAAAAGAAAGTCATCAAGAACGTCGTGGTCGGAATTCCGAAAGAAGGAAACCAAATCACTTGGACAAGAGTGACTTCGCTTCCAGTCGAACTTCCGGACTATTCGGTGATGGTGATCACACACGACATCACGGAAAGTAAGAATTTCGAAAGCGAACTCATTCGTGCAAAAGCTCTTTTGGAACAAACGAGCAAACTCATTCGAATCGGAGCTTGGGACGCGGACTTAACCACGGGCCAAGGAACCTGGTCCGCGGTTACGAAAGAAATGCACGAGGTCGGACCGGATTTTATTCCCACGATGGATCAGGGGATTCAGTTCGTAAAGGAAGGAGAAAGCAGAACGAAAGTTTTGAATGCGGTCAATCATCTCGTTCAAGACGGAACTCCTTACGATATCGAGATGCAATTGGTGACCGCAAAGGGAAACGAACTTTGGGTTCGATCGGTCGCCAACGCCGAATTCGAAAACGGAGTCTGCACGAGAATTTACGGCGCGATCTACGACATAGATCAAAGAAAAAAAACCGAGATAGAACTCTTTAAGGAAAGATCGAGGCTTCTCGCGTTCGTGGAACACGCACCCGCCGCGGTTGCTATGTTCGATACTGAATTAAAATACATCGCGGTCAGTCAACGATGGATGGCGGAATATCATCTCCAGGGAAAACAAATCTTAGGTTTATCCCATTACGAAGTTTTTCCGAACATAGGCGAAGAATGGAAAGATATACATCAGCGATGTTTAACCGGAGAGGTCATCAAAAAGGACGAGGACATCTGGAGGCCCGAAGGCTGGGAACACGATCAATATCTTCGATGGGAAGTCAGACCTTGGTATCAACTCGACGGATCGATCGGCGGGATCATGATGTTTACTCAGGACATCACGGAAAGTTGTCTCCAAAGGGACGAACTCAAACGATCCAAGGCGATCGCGGAACGAGCCAATGCGGCAAAATCGGAATTTTTGGCGAACATGAGCCACGAGATCAGAACTCCTTTAAACGGAATCATCGGCTTTACGGATCTATTGCTCCGAACCAATCTGGATTCGACACAACACCAATACATGATGACCGTGTATCAATCCGCCGGTTCGCTTTTGGACATCATCAACGATATATTAGATTTTTCTAAAATTGAAGCGGGCAAACTAGAACTTTCCCACGAGACCACCGATATTTTGGAACTCGGAACGCAGATCGTAAATACGATCAAATTCCAGGCGCACAAGAAGGATCTGGAACTTCTAGTCAACATCTCTCCGTCCGTTCCGAAGCTCGTAATCACGGACAGCGTTCGATTGAAGCAGATCATCGTGAATCTATTCAGCAACGCGGTTAAGTTCACCGAGGAAGGAGAAATCGAATTCAAGATCGACGTTCTGGAAAAAATTTCCGATTCTCTTATGGTTTTGAGATTCTCCGTTCGAGACACCGGAATCGGGATCGCTCAGGAGAATCAAAAAAGAATTTTCGACGCATTCTCCCAAGAAGACGCGTCCACCACGAGAAGATTCGGCGGAACCGGACTCGGTCTTACTATTTCCAACAAACTCCTATCGATGATGGGAACCAAATTGGAACTCAAAAGCGAACCGAAAAAAGGAAGCGAGTTCTACTTCGATCTGAAAATGGAAATCGTATCCGACGAAGAGGATAACTGGCCTAAACTCGATTCGATAAAGAACGTTCTCATCGTAGACGACAACGATAATAACCGCAAGATCGTCGAAGGTATGTTACAATTACGGAATATACCCTGCGAGTCCGTCAAAACCGGAACGGACGCGATCGAAAGTATCGCCTCGGGTAAACGTTACGATATCATTCTGCTCGACTATCACATGCCGTTCTTGGATGGAATGGAAACGTCCAAAATCATCCGCGAAAAACTGAAGGTTTCACCGGAGGAACAACCCATCGTTCTTTTGAGTAGCGCTTCGGACGATTCCGAAACGATCGAAGCTTCTCAACAAAACGGAATTCAGGAAGTGCTGACAAAACCGATTTATATTCGACAACTCTACGATCTTTTGGGAAGAAATCAACTTCTTCAAAAGCCGTCCTACAAAACTCAGAAGATCGGAAACAACGAAACCGATACGACAATTCGAAAATACGCAAAGATCATGATCGTCGAGGACAACCCGGTCAACATGCTTCTCACAAAAAGTATCGTTACGAGAATTCTCCCCACCGTAAAAATAATAGAAGCGCAGAACGGACTCGAAGCGGTGGAACAAAACCTAAGATGGATTCCGGATCTGATTTTTATGGACATTCAAATGCCGGATCTGAACGGATACGAAGCGACCAAGGCGATTCGCGGTTTGGAAATGGACAAAAGGGTTCCGATTATCGCGTTAACCGCGGGAATCGTAGCCGGAGAAAGGGAAAAATGTATCGAGGCGGGAATGGACGATTACGTGAGCAAACCCGCGGTCCAGGCGGATTTTACAAAGGTAATCCTCAAATGGCTCGTATAA
- a CDS encoding MarR family winged helix-turn-helix transcriptional regulator encodes MVKKMELKNSKKILKKESLSPTKDELVTVGLGCLNFNLKRASRAISQYFDHVLDKVDLTSPRFNILMTLGSTDGMELAPMAELLVMDRTTLLRNLEPLETLGYVEDVPSENKRARKVSLTPAGWEALRLAYPVWKEAHNHLVENLGTTEWKTLIKGLRTVSKKRIFEK; translated from the coding sequence ATGGTCAAAAAAATGGAGCTTAAAAATTCCAAAAAGATTCTCAAAAAAGAATCCTTAAGTCCCACAAAGGACGAGCTCGTGACCGTAGGTTTGGGATGTCTTAATTTCAATTTGAAACGGGCGTCCCGAGCCATTTCCCAATACTTCGATCACGTTCTCGATAAGGTCGATCTTACTTCTCCTCGATTCAATATTTTAATGACCTTGGGTTCCACGGATGGAATGGAACTCGCTCCGATGGCGGAGCTTCTCGTGATGGATCGAACGACTCTTCTTAGAAATCTCGAACCCTTGGAAACTCTGGGTTATGTGGAAGACGTTCCTTCCGAAAACAAAAGGGCGAGAAAGGTTTCTTTGACTCCGGCCGGTTGGGAGGCGCTTCGCCTTGCGTATCCGGTTTGGAAAGAGGCGCACAACCATCTCGTGGAAAATTTAGGAACGACCGAATGGAAAACGCTCATCAAAGGTTTGAGAACGGTTTCAAAAAAAAGAATATTCGAAAAGTAG